Proteins encoded within one genomic window of Hermetia illucens chromosome 2, iHerIll2.2.curated.20191125, whole genome shotgun sequence:
- the LOC119648597 gene encoding uncharacterized protein LOC119648597, whose protein sequence is MRDYPRSSTFSSALSLNLTYFTMAESVQHIFNNLLSTLKPSNKNIKSAHINFSRDYFAERNADEQVLYWHCMLQLWIAFIFMEWHIMIAELVTVCKVDEADFEARTLYGTWK, encoded by the exons ATGAGAGATTACCCACGGAGTAGCACATTCAGCTCAGCGCTCAGTCTGAACCTAACATATTTTACCATGGCTGAATCTGTGCAAcatattttcaacaatttaCTGAGCACATTGAAGCCGAGCAACAAGAACATTAAATCCGCTCATATAAACTTTTCTCGTGATTATTTTGCTGAGCGGAATGCAG aTGAACAGGTGTTATACTGGCACTGCATGCTTCAGCTTTGGATAGCTTTTATCTTTATGGAGTGGCACATAATGATAGCTGAACTGGTTACAGTTTGTAAAGTGGACGAAGCAGACTTTGAAGCTCGCACCTTGTACGGAACATGGAAGTGA